Proteins found in one Alicyclobacillus cycloheptanicus genomic segment:
- the gatC gene encoding Asp-tRNA(Asn)/Glu-tRNA(Gln) amidotransferase subunit GatC, with translation MKITEDAVRHVAALARLAVSDEEVARLSTQLTEIIGYAELLQSVDLTDVPPTSHPLALTNALREDESRPSLARDAALANAPDHDGEQVRVPAVLEG, from the coding sequence TTGAAAATCACGGAAGACGCGGTGCGTCACGTGGCGGCCTTGGCGCGGCTGGCTGTCAGTGACGAGGAGGTCGCGAGATTGTCCACGCAGCTGACCGAGATCATCGGGTATGCGGAGTTGTTGCAATCTGTCGATCTGACTGATGTGCCACCTACGAGTCACCCCCTGGCGCTCACGAACGCCCTGCGGGAAGACGAATCCAGGCCCAGCCTGGCGCGGGATGCCGCTTTGGCAAACGCGCCCGATCACGATGGCGAGCAGGTTCGCGTGCCCGCTGTACTGGAGGGTTGA
- the gatA gene encoding Asp-tRNA(Asn)/Glu-tRNA(Gln) amidotransferase subunit GatA gives MSTNTVKEILASLQRGESKPSEWTADVLRRIRQVDPQVGAFLTVDEEGATARAKALDDAPADERGKALFGVPYALKDNMCTAGIRTTAASRILENYIPPYDATVAEKLRAAGGIMVGKTNMDEFAMGSSTENSAYQKTKNPYDLDAVPGGSSGGSAAAVAAGLVPFALGSDTGGSIRQPAAFCGVVGLKPTYGRVSRFGLIAFASSLDQIGPFTRTVEDAAYVLNLISGRDLLDSTSAPADVEDFTADLQKGVQGLRIGVVRDIDTEGLQPGVRAAVDGAIDTLRQAGAEVVEVSLPNSHYAVAAYYLLAPAEASSNLARYDGVRYGRRAEGETLLQMYQRTRSEGFGMEVKRRIMIGTYALSSGYYDAYYKRAQQMRTLILRDFEAAFQHCDVIATPTAPTTAFKFGEKTDNPLQMYLNDIYTIPANLAGIPGISVPCGLSDGLPVGLQLLGRAFDEKTLLRVAHAYEQARGDVLPAPSVGVAQ, from the coding sequence GTGTCCACGAATACTGTCAAGGAGATTCTCGCATCGCTGCAGCGCGGCGAAAGTAAGCCGTCGGAGTGGACCGCGGATGTCCTTCGGCGCATCCGGCAAGTGGACCCACAAGTTGGGGCCTTTCTGACCGTTGACGAAGAAGGGGCCACGGCACGCGCGAAGGCGCTCGACGACGCCCCTGCGGACGAACGGGGCAAGGCCTTGTTCGGCGTCCCGTATGCGCTCAAGGACAACATGTGCACGGCGGGCATTCGCACGACCGCGGCCAGCCGGATTCTCGAGAATTACATACCGCCCTACGACGCCACCGTTGCCGAGAAGCTCCGTGCGGCCGGCGGCATCATGGTAGGGAAGACCAATATGGACGAGTTCGCGATGGGGTCCTCGACGGAGAACTCCGCATATCAAAAGACGAAAAACCCGTATGACCTGGACGCGGTGCCGGGCGGCTCCAGCGGCGGCTCTGCGGCGGCTGTGGCAGCAGGACTGGTACCGTTTGCGCTGGGTTCCGACACGGGCGGCTCGATCCGCCAGCCAGCGGCATTTTGCGGCGTGGTCGGGTTGAAGCCGACCTACGGACGCGTGTCGCGGTTTGGACTCATTGCGTTCGCGTCCTCGCTCGACCAAATTGGCCCGTTCACGCGGACCGTTGAGGATGCCGCGTATGTGTTGAACCTCATCAGCGGCCGTGATTTGCTCGATTCCACGAGCGCACCCGCCGACGTGGAAGACTTTACCGCCGACTTGCAGAAAGGTGTCCAGGGGCTGCGCATCGGCGTGGTTCGCGACATTGACACGGAAGGCCTGCAGCCCGGCGTGCGGGCTGCGGTGGACGGCGCGATCGACACCCTGCGCCAGGCGGGGGCAGAGGTTGTGGAAGTCTCGCTGCCGAACAGCCACTATGCAGTCGCGGCGTACTATCTGCTCGCGCCAGCGGAGGCGTCCTCCAACCTCGCCCGCTACGACGGTGTGCGGTACGGCCGCCGGGCCGAAGGTGAGACGCTGCTGCAGATGTATCAGCGCACTCGCAGCGAAGGGTTCGGGATGGAAGTGAAGCGGCGCATCATGATTGGCACCTACGCGCTGTCTTCCGGCTACTACGACGCCTACTACAAGCGCGCACAGCAGATGCGCACGCTGATTCTGCGGGATTTTGAAGCGGCGTTCCAGCATTGTGATGTGATCGCGACGCCGACAGCACCCACGACGGCGTTCAAGTTTGGCGAGAAGACCGACAACCCGCTGCAGATGTACTTGAACGACATCTACACCATTCCGGCGAACCTCGCGGGAATTCCTGGCATCAGCGTGCCTTGCGGCCTTTCGGACGGACTGCCGGTCGGTTTGCAGCTCCTGGGCCGCGCGTTTGATGAAAAGACCTTGCTGCGCGTCGCACACGCCTATGAGCAAGCCCGCGGCGATGTGTTACCGGCGCCGAGCGTGGGGGTGGCACAGTGA
- the gatB gene encoding Asp-tRNA(Asn)/Glu-tRNA(Gln) amidotransferase subunit GatB, whose protein sequence is MSETQQFETVVGLEVHVELQTNSKIFCGCKTNFGAPPNTNVCPICLGHPGTLPVLNKGAVDLAIRAAVALNCRINQDCKFDRKNYFYPDLPKGYQISQFDQPIGEHGYVEIDVNGERKRIGIVRVHLEEDAGKSMHAADGTHTLVDYNRTGVPLIEIVSEPDIRSPEEARLYLEAIKSIMQYCEISDCRMEEGSLRCDANISLRPVGAAEFGQKTEVKNMNSFRNVQKALECEVERQTAILASGGRVTQETRRFDEATQTTVSMRSKEEAHDYRYFPEPDLVRLNIDDAWLNRIRASLPELPLQKRDRYVTEYQLPAYDAGVLTADHATAAYFEAVVAAGADPKTASNWVMGEVLGYLNAQNLEVSQSPVTAERLAGLIREVASGKISLKQGREVFKAMCETGKDAPTLIAELGMEQISDESALAAMVEEAIANNPKSVEDYLGGKEKALGALVGQIMKASKGKANPGVVNKLLVERLKAMQ, encoded by the coding sequence ATGAGCGAAACACAGCAGTTTGAAACCGTCGTCGGCCTGGAAGTTCATGTAGAACTCCAGACCAACAGTAAAATTTTCTGCGGCTGCAAGACCAACTTTGGCGCCCCGCCGAACACCAACGTGTGTCCCATTTGCCTCGGTCATCCGGGCACTCTGCCGGTGCTGAACAAAGGTGCCGTGGACTTGGCCATTCGCGCCGCGGTTGCCTTGAACTGCCGCATCAATCAGGACTGCAAGTTCGACCGCAAGAACTACTTTTACCCGGACTTGCCGAAAGGGTATCAGATTTCGCAGTTCGACCAGCCAATTGGCGAACACGGGTACGTGGAAATCGATGTGAACGGAGAGCGCAAGCGCATTGGCATCGTTCGCGTGCACCTGGAAGAGGACGCCGGCAAGTCGATGCACGCAGCGGACGGCACGCACACCCTGGTCGACTACAATCGGACCGGCGTGCCGCTCATCGAGATCGTTTCGGAGCCGGACATCCGTTCACCGGAAGAGGCGCGCCTGTACCTCGAAGCCATCAAGTCCATCATGCAGTACTGTGAGATTTCCGACTGCCGCATGGAGGAAGGGTCGCTGCGCTGCGACGCGAATATTTCGCTGCGTCCGGTTGGCGCCGCGGAATTCGGCCAAAAGACGGAAGTCAAGAACATGAATTCCTTCCGCAACGTGCAGAAGGCACTGGAGTGCGAAGTTGAGCGGCAGACCGCCATTCTTGCGTCCGGCGGACGGGTCACGCAGGAAACGCGCCGCTTCGATGAGGCGACGCAGACGACCGTGTCGATGCGTTCCAAGGAAGAGGCGCATGATTACCGCTACTTTCCGGAACCGGACCTGGTGCGACTGAACATCGACGACGCGTGGCTGAACCGCATCCGCGCCAGCTTGCCAGAGTTGCCGCTGCAGAAGCGGGATCGCTACGTGACCGAGTATCAGCTGCCCGCCTACGACGCAGGGGTGTTGACGGCCGATCACGCCACTGCCGCGTACTTTGAAGCCGTCGTCGCGGCCGGGGCGGACCCGAAGACCGCGAGCAACTGGGTGATGGGCGAAGTGCTCGGCTACCTGAACGCGCAGAACCTCGAGGTGTCGCAGTCCCCGGTGACGGCGGAGCGGCTCGCCGGGCTGATTCGCGAGGTCGCCAGCGGAAAAATCTCCCTGAAGCAGGGGCGCGAGGTGTTCAAGGCGATGTGCGAGACCGGCAAGGATGCGCCGACGCTCATCGCGGAACTGGGCATGGAGCAAATCAGCGACGAATCCGCGCTGGCCGCCATGGTCGAGGAAGCCATCGCGAACAACCCGAAGTCCGTCGAAGATTACCTCGGCGGCAAGGAAAAGGCGCTCGGGGCGCTGGTCGGCCAAATCATGAAGGCATCCAAAGGCAAAGCCAACCCCGGTGTTGTCAACAAGCTCCTGGTGGAGCGCTTGAAGGCCATGCAGTAA
- the rlmD gene encoding 23S rRNA (uracil(1939)-C(5))-methyltransferase RlmD, with amino-acid sequence MVGRDTMEQHMQEGAAPPKVGSRFDVEALRLNDDGDGVARVDGWTVFVPNLLPGERARIEIVSVDKQFARARVEERVQDAEARITPACPVHAVCGGCQLQHLAYAAQLRHKQRVVAEVMARVAKLPDVPVRPTLGMAKPWRYRNQVQVPVEYDAKARRLRLGFFAPNSHRLVETEVCALEPEAMERVIAAAAERLVQTLGADAAAVHHVIVRRSRSTGDILVVLAVRDAGVDLTQAGQALLTLPQVVGVARTVQSRRGGPVWGKRVEMLCGASSITETILGIEYLISPRSFFQVNPEQAEVLYTTALAYAQLKATDTVLDAYCGTGSISLLLARAAKRVVGIESVPDAIADARRNAAHNGIANASFHVGEVERVLPRLLQRGERFDVAVLDPPRKGCHPAVIEALVDAKPQRIVYVSCNHATLARDLRRLADGGYDAAEIQPVDMFPQTSHIEVVVSLRRAKEDPAAVR; translated from the coding sequence ATGGTGGGGAGGGACACGATGGAGCAGCACATGCAGGAAGGGGCGGCGCCGCCAAAAGTTGGCTCCCGTTTTGACGTCGAAGCCCTGCGCCTGAACGACGACGGCGACGGGGTGGCGCGCGTTGACGGCTGGACGGTGTTTGTCCCGAATCTGCTTCCCGGCGAGCGGGCGCGCATCGAGATCGTGTCGGTGGACAAACAGTTCGCCCGCGCGCGGGTGGAGGAACGCGTGCAGGACGCAGAGGCGCGCATCACCCCGGCCTGCCCGGTCCACGCAGTCTGCGGCGGCTGCCAGCTGCAGCACCTGGCCTACGCCGCCCAGCTTCGGCACAAGCAGCGCGTGGTCGCAGAGGTGATGGCACGCGTGGCAAAGCTGCCGGATGTACCGGTGCGGCCGACGCTCGGCATGGCAAAGCCGTGGCGCTATCGCAATCAGGTGCAGGTGCCCGTCGAGTACGATGCGAAGGCCAGGCGTCTGCGCCTCGGCTTCTTCGCGCCGAACAGCCACCGCCTCGTGGAGACCGAGGTCTGCGCGCTGGAGCCCGAGGCGATGGAGCGCGTCATCGCGGCCGCGGCAGAGCGCCTCGTCCAGACCCTCGGTGCAGACGCCGCGGCGGTGCACCACGTCATCGTCCGTCGATCGCGATCGACCGGCGACATCCTGGTGGTACTCGCGGTGCGCGATGCGGGTGTGGATTTGACCCAGGCGGGCCAGGCGCTCCTGACGCTGCCGCAGGTGGTGGGCGTCGCGCGAACGGTGCAGTCGCGGCGCGGCGGCCCCGTGTGGGGGAAGCGTGTGGAGATGCTGTGCGGCGCATCGTCCATCACCGAAACCATTCTCGGCATCGAGTACCTGATTTCGCCGCGGTCGTTTTTTCAGGTGAACCCGGAGCAGGCCGAGGTGCTGTACACCACGGCCCTGGCATACGCACAGCTCAAGGCGACCGATACGGTGCTCGACGCGTATTGCGGAACGGGATCGATCAGCCTGCTGCTGGCGCGCGCCGCGAAACGGGTCGTTGGCATCGAAAGCGTGCCGGATGCCATCGCTGACGCCCGGCGAAACGCGGCGCACAACGGGATTGCCAACGCTTCGTTTCACGTCGGCGAAGTCGAACGGGTGCTGCCCAGACTGCTGCAACGGGGTGAGCGGTTCGATGTCGCCGTGCTCGATCCGCCGCGGAAAGGGTGCCATCCGGCCGTGATTGAGGCGCTGGTGGACGCCAAGCCGCAGCGCATCGTCTACGTCTCGTGCAACCACGCCACGTTGGCGCGAGACTTGCGGCGCTTGGCCGATGGCGGCTATGACGCGGCCGAGATCCAGCCGGTGGACATGTTTCCGCAGACGAGTCACATTGAAGTGGTGGTATCCCTGCGCCGGGCGAAGGAGGACCCGGCGGCGGTCCGGTAG
- the cas3g gene encoding type I-G CRISPR-associated helicase/endonuclease Cas3g, with translation MAPPNYEEFFQRATGNMPYDYQRKLAEAADWPLAVSVGTGLGKTAAVSVAWIWRRRFADEKIRRTTPRRLVYCLPQRSLVYQTKESIQSWLRNLGLAIPEADAIGSGAVDKLGGRQLVHPEGAPIPVYVLMGGETRGDWDVHPEQDAILVGTQDQLLSRALNRGYSMSRFRWPMHYALLNQDCLWVVDEPQLFGADALATTAQLQAFRQKFGTFGRTQTVWMSATFQMDWLYTVDFAEIAKQGRLLVLPPEDLARVRKRREAPKPVVDAPLILSKEALLSKGTSKYASALAEFTLALHQPQTVTLVICNRVARAQAVYEALRKLGKDKSELMLLHSRYRQVDRVRLNEELLSLQGRDCIVVATQAVEAGIDISAETLVTELAPWASLVQRFGRCNRDGKAKSPSVSVIDVELEPACCVPYEVDELAAAKRKMAGLGDVGIQYLPVVDEKMKARYVIRRRDLLNLFDTTPDLTGRDIDISPYIRSGTQQDVEVFWRAWEGDRPTTVNHKPSTDEICHVSMSMFRDYLDKTHKGQQRVAWTWDILSGEWKVVTKDTIYPGQTILLNARFGGYSTELGFLADDWTPVPIDEALTSRIQLEAHDGENDNASREIAQPVTLSEHTSDVIRHANRLADQLHQMSPFEHVLEAARYHDWGKLHEVFQEKLRRNLPQNRDWSHQFLAKGAGVDKSDYLRKGFRHELASALAYLQTRPMETRNNDDVRLVAYLIAAHHGKIRLSIRSVPTEEGPPLDKLPRGAERPLFARGVWEGDVLPAYTLEDGFTFPQVALSLAVLEMGGSGDRNSHGTRSWTDGALACLQALGPFRLAWLETMLRVADWRASAEEAEHHASAI, from the coding sequence GTGGCGCCCCCGAACTATGAAGAGTTTTTCCAACGGGCCACGGGTAACATGCCCTATGATTACCAGAGAAAACTCGCTGAAGCGGCCGACTGGCCGCTGGCGGTTTCTGTGGGCACCGGACTGGGGAAGACCGCGGCTGTTTCCGTCGCGTGGATCTGGCGCCGGCGATTTGCTGATGAGAAGATCAGACGGACCACCCCTAGGCGGCTTGTCTATTGCCTGCCGCAGCGCTCCCTTGTTTACCAGACGAAGGAATCTATTCAGTCTTGGCTCCGCAATTTGGGACTAGCCATCCCTGAAGCGGACGCTATCGGGTCCGGGGCTGTCGACAAACTGGGAGGCCGTCAACTTGTGCACCCAGAAGGCGCTCCCATCCCGGTATATGTTCTCATGGGGGGAGAAACGCGGGGAGATTGGGATGTGCATCCTGAGCAAGACGCCATTCTCGTAGGGACTCAGGATCAATTGCTGTCGCGCGCTCTCAACAGGGGATATTCTATGAGTCGTTTTCGTTGGCCAATGCACTACGCTTTGCTAAATCAGGACTGTCTTTGGGTGGTCGATGAACCACAACTTTTTGGGGCAGATGCACTGGCGACGACCGCTCAATTGCAGGCGTTTCGACAGAAATTCGGTACCTTTGGCAGGACACAGACAGTTTGGATGTCCGCCACTTTCCAAATGGACTGGCTGTATACGGTCGACTTTGCAGAGATTGCGAAGCAAGGGCGATTGTTGGTGTTGCCTCCCGAAGACCTCGCGCGTGTACGAAAACGACGAGAGGCGCCCAAACCAGTGGTTGATGCGCCGCTCATCCTTTCCAAGGAAGCGCTTTTGTCGAAAGGAACTTCGAAGTATGCTTCGGCCTTGGCAGAGTTCACCTTGGCTCTCCACCAGCCTCAAACCGTAACGCTGGTAATTTGTAATCGCGTAGCGCGAGCGCAAGCCGTCTACGAGGCCCTGCGGAAATTGGGCAAAGACAAGTCTGAGCTTATGCTTCTGCACAGTCGGTATCGACAGGTGGACCGAGTGAGGCTCAACGAGGAACTTTTGTCCCTGCAAGGTCGTGATTGTATCGTGGTGGCCACTCAGGCTGTGGAGGCGGGCATTGACATCTCCGCCGAAACACTGGTCACCGAATTGGCCCCTTGGGCTTCACTGGTACAGCGATTTGGCCGGTGCAATCGGGATGGTAAAGCAAAGTCTCCTTCAGTCTCCGTCATTGATGTAGAGTTGGAGCCAGCATGTTGTGTTCCCTACGAAGTCGATGAACTCGCTGCGGCAAAGCGCAAAATGGCGGGGCTAGGGGACGTAGGGATACAGTATTTACCCGTTGTAGACGAAAAAATGAAAGCTCGCTACGTGATTCGACGACGCGATCTCTTGAATTTATTTGATACGACACCTGATTTGACGGGACGTGACATCGACATCTCTCCCTACATACGAAGCGGTACACAGCAGGATGTCGAAGTGTTTTGGCGTGCTTGGGAAGGTGATCGGCCGACGACCGTGAATCACAAGCCATCGACTGACGAAATTTGTCATGTTTCCATGTCGATGTTCAGGGACTACTTGGATAAGACCCACAAAGGGCAACAGCGGGTGGCTTGGACTTGGGACATCCTGTCAGGGGAATGGAAGGTGGTCACAAAAGACACCATCTATCCGGGGCAAACCATTCTATTGAATGCTCGTTTTGGCGGCTATTCCACCGAGTTGGGCTTTCTGGCGGATGATTGGACCCCTGTGCCCATTGACGAGGCGCTGACGTCACGGATACAACTGGAGGCGCACGATGGTGAGAACGACAATGCCAGTCGGGAGATCGCACAGCCGGTGACCTTGTCAGAGCATACGTCGGATGTGATCCGTCATGCGAATCGCCTCGCGGACCAGCTGCATCAGATGTCTCCATTCGAACACGTGTTGGAAGCGGCTCGGTATCACGACTGGGGCAAGCTGCACGAGGTATTTCAAGAAAAACTGAGGCGAAATCTCCCGCAGAATCGTGATTGGAGCCATCAGTTTCTAGCCAAGGGCGCTGGGGTGGATAAATCGGACTACCTGCGTAAAGGTTTTCGCCATGAGTTGGCTTCTGCACTTGCGTACCTGCAAACTCGACCGATGGAAACGCGCAACAATGACGATGTCCGCTTGGTGGCCTATTTGATTGCTGCTCATCACGGAAAGATTCGTCTCTCCATTCGGTCTGTGCCGACTGAGGAAGGTCCGCCGTTGGACAAGCTGCCGCGAGGGGCGGAACGGCCTCTGTTTGCTAGAGGCGTTTGGGAGGGCGATGTCCTTCCTGCGTACACCCTGGAAGACGGTTTCACATTCCCACAGGTAGCTCTTTCCTTAGCGGTGCTGGAGATGGGCGGAAGCGGTGACCGTAATTCACATGGCACGCGAAGTTGGACGGATGGGGCTCTGGCTTGTTTGCAAGCGTTGGGGCCGTTTCGACTAGCTTGGCTGGAAACGATGCTGCGCGTTGCAGATTGGCGAGCATCCGCGGAGGAGGCGGAACATCATGCCTCAGCAATTTGA
- the cas8g1 gene encoding type I-G CRISPR-associated protein Cas8g1/Csx17, which produces MPQQFDIALTGCNPTPLSGYLRALAVLRLVGEQIDSEAQGWWEHDVFHLRSTLGREALIRFFSDQYVPTPILAPWNSASGFYPKRASAFEVVMAMSEAQSERFAPYRTAIVTARQLVAEMGLKEGPEKQEKTNLLALCRSWLPDEAVEWLDAAVVLTADNPRFPPLLGTGGNDGNLEFTNNFMQRLIDLFDLDAGVPKDNNMPWLESALFGTLASDLPSVSTGQFSPGSTGGPNGRAGFKGAVLANPWEFVLNLEGALVFAAAATKRLETARTAVLSYPFTVYSVGVGSGAVNEVDEASSRPEMWMPLWNRPASYREISHVFQEGRVDVKGRPVRDGLDFARACAALAVDRGIDSFQRYAFVQRSGNMYLAAPLNRFVVARRPQADILSELDRGNWLNRFGAYARKSGAHSIQSAYQQIREAMFQLCAHGGGPRVQALLIALGKAERLLAKNSAALTEIRTPLTLNSTRWLEYADDGSAEFELAAAIAGWHTHDMPHVRAYFTPVAARNPKAWSDVVEPRVIWKDSDLTRNLIQLLHRRILDADVHRKESTNHPADGEKRGDLVQRENTTAHSTDKPFGGYVTASLPSVIRFLVGEVDDQRIMDLVWGLLPLSATDALKTWAFSRPRRRVRNMDIPHVPWTYAVTRLVSTPDETLRRALNLLDSVRIPMPRELLALLTSDSHSGIDRATVTAVRRLRISGFGMDNKHFQVVSRGLSGRRCAAALAFPLSYADLGYLRKLVHVEAQNSNEEERSQ; this is translated from the coding sequence ATGCCTCAGCAATTTGACATAGCGCTGACGGGCTGCAATCCCACACCACTCTCTGGATATTTGCGAGCACTTGCCGTGTTACGTCTGGTTGGAGAGCAGATTGATTCGGAGGCGCAGGGCTGGTGGGAACACGATGTCTTTCACTTGCGGTCGACCCTGGGACGGGAGGCGCTCATTCGCTTTTTCTCAGACCAGTACGTCCCGACGCCCATTCTTGCACCTTGGAATAGCGCAAGCGGGTTTTATCCCAAGCGCGCGAGCGCCTTTGAGGTTGTCATGGCGATGAGCGAGGCGCAAAGTGAACGGTTTGCTCCGTATCGCACTGCGATTGTAACGGCGAGACAGCTTGTCGCAGAGATGGGGCTGAAAGAGGGACCAGAAAAACAAGAGAAGACCAATTTGCTCGCGCTCTGCCGGAGTTGGCTGCCGGATGAGGCAGTGGAATGGCTGGACGCAGCGGTCGTGTTGACGGCTGACAATCCGCGGTTTCCACCACTGCTCGGAACTGGCGGTAACGATGGAAATTTGGAGTTCACGAACAACTTCATGCAGCGGCTGATTGATTTATTCGATCTCGACGCTGGGGTGCCGAAAGACAACAATATGCCTTGGCTGGAATCTGCATTGTTTGGAACGCTCGCATCCGACTTGCCATCCGTGTCTACCGGACAATTTTCGCCGGGATCGACGGGCGGTCCGAATGGACGGGCTGGATTCAAGGGCGCAGTGCTTGCGAACCCGTGGGAGTTCGTCCTGAATTTGGAGGGAGCGCTGGTTTTCGCAGCAGCTGCTACGAAGCGATTGGAGACGGCTCGTACGGCGGTTCTGAGCTATCCATTCACCGTCTATTCCGTCGGGGTCGGCAGCGGGGCCGTGAACGAGGTGGATGAGGCATCTTCCCGACCGGAAATGTGGATGCCACTCTGGAACCGTCCGGCTTCCTACCGCGAGATTTCACATGTATTCCAAGAGGGGAGGGTTGACGTGAAGGGCCGCCCAGTGCGTGACGGACTCGACTTTGCTCGAGCCTGTGCAGCCCTGGCGGTTGACAGGGGCATTGACAGCTTTCAACGATACGCGTTCGTGCAGCGCTCAGGGAATATGTACTTGGCCGCGCCCTTGAACCGCTTCGTCGTCGCGCGGCGTCCGCAAGCAGATATACTCTCGGAACTTGATCGGGGCAACTGGCTGAATCGTTTTGGGGCCTATGCGCGCAAGAGCGGAGCACACAGTATCCAGTCCGCTTACCAGCAGATTCGCGAGGCGATGTTCCAACTTTGCGCGCACGGCGGGGGACCAAGAGTGCAGGCGTTGTTAATCGCGCTGGGGAAGGCGGAGCGTTTGCTGGCGAAAAATTCGGCTGCACTTACGGAAATCCGTACACCACTGACATTGAACAGCACTAGGTGGCTTGAATATGCGGACGACGGATCGGCCGAATTCGAACTTGCGGCGGCCATCGCTGGGTGGCACACGCACGACATGCCGCATGTTCGCGCGTATTTCACGCCGGTCGCCGCTCGCAATCCGAAAGCTTGGAGCGACGTCGTTGAGCCGAGAGTGATTTGGAAGGACAGCGATTTGACGCGCAACTTAATTCAATTGCTGCATCGGCGGATACTGGACGCGGACGTACACAGGAAGGAATCAACGAATCATCCAGCAGACGGCGAAAAACGCGGTGACTTAGTCCAGAGGGAAAACACCACGGCTCACAGTACCGATAAGCCATTTGGCGGATACGTTACGGCGTCGCTTCCAAGTGTGATTCGCTTTCTTGTTGGCGAGGTGGACGACCAGCGCATTATGGATCTCGTGTGGGGACTGCTGCCATTGTCGGCGACGGATGCCTTGAAGACATGGGCATTTTCCCGACCTCGTCGAAGGGTACGCAACATGGACATCCCGCATGTGCCATGGACCTATGCAGTGACTCGACTGGTTTCGACGCCTGACGAAACACTGCGGCGTGCTCTAAATCTTCTCGATTCGGTGCGGATCCCGATGCCGAGGGAGCTGTTGGCGCTCCTGACATCGGACAGCCACAGCGGCATCGACAGAGCCACTGTGACGGCAGTCCGACGGCTTCGCATCAGTGGTTTTGGTATGGACAACAAACATTTCCAAGTGGTCTCGCGAGGATTGTCCGGGCGGCGGTGTGCTGCAGCACTTGCCTTTCCCTTGAGTTATGCAGATTTAGGTTACCTGAGGAAACTGGTTCATGTAGAAGCGCAAAATTCGAATGAAGAGGAGAGATCTCAATGA
- the cas7g gene encoding type I-G CRISPR-associated RAMP protein Csb1/Cas7g, producing the protein MNVFEALNGVSRLLLEAELKPLQGTRFQPTGFPDLGAAEYDSPQEGIRMLLVESAQSMANRLENVCWDEAEDDWVPPLRGIPFVRVRNENGESLTNSVLEAHRLNSPYILEGADKSVLERLKKELVTLESGPVDLRKLAEVVFRYDTNALVHGLFLAKKELAGGRLRLPRVLSSFIEAEDVKVAQSGGVKNDRVDPKGSTSDGFGNVPFHREEYTAKRIVAYFNIDLAQIHSFGLGEAAEDFLIAFSLYKIRRLLATGLRLRTACDLTCESLAATNPDGWVIPTLAELEQMLPDMVEALTKAGKFGDVLTVEYRKK; encoded by the coding sequence ATGAATGTGTTTGAAGCATTGAATGGTGTCTCGAGACTGCTGTTGGAAGCTGAGCTCAAGCCTTTGCAAGGCACACGTTTTCAACCGACTGGTTTTCCGGATTTGGGGGCTGCGGAGTACGACAGTCCACAGGAAGGAATTCGCATGCTGTTGGTCGAGTCTGCACAAAGCATGGCAAATCGACTTGAAAACGTATGTTGGGACGAGGCGGAGGATGACTGGGTGCCGCCGCTGCGCGGTATACCGTTTGTGAGAGTGAGAAATGAGAACGGTGAATCACTGACCAACTCCGTATTGGAGGCACACCGATTGAACTCACCGTACATCCTTGAGGGTGCTGATAAATCAGTCTTGGAGCGCCTGAAGAAAGAATTGGTGACGTTGGAATCGGGCCCAGTGGACCTTCGAAAGCTTGCCGAGGTCGTGTTTCGCTATGATACCAATGCCCTGGTTCACGGGTTGTTCTTGGCAAAGAAGGAACTCGCGGGTGGTCGCTTACGTTTGCCGCGCGTACTTTCATCATTCATCGAGGCGGAGGATGTGAAAGTAGCTCAGTCAGGCGGTGTAAAGAACGATCGTGTTGATCCAAAGGGGTCGACCAGTGACGGCTTCGGCAACGTGCCGTTTCACCGCGAGGAATATACCGCGAAGCGCATCGTAGCATATTTCAATATCGATTTGGCTCAGATTCACTCTTTTGGTCTTGGAGAAGCGGCAGAAGACTTCCTGATAGCCTTTTCGCTGTATAAGATTCGACGGTTGCTTGCAACTGGGTTAAGGCTCCGTACAGCCTGTGATTTGACATGCGAATCTCTCGCTGCGACGAACCCGGACGGATGGGTTATACCGACGCTTGCCGAACTGGAACAAATGTTGCCTGACATGGTTGAGGCGTTGACGAAAGCGGGCAAATTCGGGGATGTGTTGACCGTAGAATACCGGAAAAAGTGA